The Trachemys scripta elegans isolate TJP31775 chromosome 21, CAS_Tse_1.0, whole genome shotgun sequence genome has a segment encoding these proteins:
- the IFT46 gene encoding intraflagellar transport protein 46 homolog isoform X1 yields MAEALQTKIVENQPYDESLEINDSEEVASIYTPTPRQLGPRSTRPQLKNMADNSSDEYDEEINKEKKVAQLAPQQGFSENEDGEDEDDSSETDSDDDDDEEEHGAPLEGAYNPADYEYLPVSADIKELFQYIRRYTPQMIELEHKLQPFIPDFIPAVGDIDAFLKVPRPDGKPDNLGLLVLDEPSTKQSDSTVLSLWLTENSKQHNVAQQIKVKSLENAEKNPKAIDNWIESISELHRFKPPATVHYTRPMPDIETLMQEWSPEFEELLGKVSLPTADINCGLAEYIDMICAILDIPVYKSRVQSLHVLFSLYSEFKNSQHFKALAEGRNIGSPPSNPPSQAGETEVLSFS; encoded by the exons ATGGCGGAGGCCCTGCAG ACCAAAATAGTTGAAAACCAGCCCTATGATGAGAGTCTGGAGATTAACGACTCAGAAGAGGTTGCCAGTATCTACACTCCAACTCCACGGCAGCTAG GTCCTAGATCCACACGCCCACAGCTCAAAAATATGGCTGATAACAGCAGTGATGAGTATGATGAAGAAATAAACAAG GAGAAGAAGGTAGCCCAGTTGGCCCCCCAGCAAGGATTTAGTGAGAATGAGGATGGGGAGGATGAAGATGATTCGTCTGAAACTGACTCGGATGATGACGATGATGAAGAGGAGCATGGAGCCCCTCTGGAGGG TGCCTACAACCCTGCAGATTACGAGTATCTACCAGTGTCTGCAGATATTAAAGAGCTCTTCCAGTACATAAGGAG GTACACTCCACAAATGATAGAGCTTGAACACAAACTGCAGCCTTTCATTCCAGACTTCATTCCAGCTGTTGGGGACATTGATGCCTTCTTAAAG GTTCCACGTCCTGATGGGAAGCCAGATAACCTTGGCCTGTTGGTACTGGATGAGCCATCCACAAAACAGTCAGATTCCACAGTGCTCTCTCTCTGGTTAACAGAAAACTCCAAACAGCACAACGTTGCA cagcaaataaaagtgaagagCTTGGAGAATGCAGAGAAGAATCCCAAAGCCATTGATAACTGGATCGAGAGCATCAGCGAGTTACATCGCTTCAAACCTCCTGCTACTGTTCACTACACCAG GCCAATGCCTGATATCGAGACACTGATGCAGGAATGGTCCCCAGAATTTGAGGAGCTTTTGGGAAAG GTAAGCCTTCCAACTGCGGACATCAACTGCGGCCTGGCTGAGTATATTGACATGATATGTG CTATTCTGGACATTCCTGTCTATAAGAGTCGGGTCCAGTCCCTGCATGTCCTCTTCTCGCTGTATTCAGAGTTCAAGAACTCACAG caTTTCAAAGCCCTGGCTGAAGGGAGAAACATAGGGAGTCCTCCATCGAATCCACCCTCACAAGCAGGAGAGACAGAAGTGTTAAGCTTCAGCTGA
- the IFT46 gene encoding intraflagellar transport protein 46 homolog isoform X2 — translation MAEALQTKIVENQPYDESLEINDSEEVASIYTPTPRQLGPRSTRPQLKNMADNSSDEYDEEINKEKKVAQLAPQQGFSENEDGEDEDDSSETDSDDDDDEEEHGAPLEGAYNPADYEYLPVSADIKELFQYIRRYTPQMIELEHKLQPFIPDFIPAVGDIDAFLKVPRPDGKPDNLGLLVLDEPSTKQSDSTVLSLWLTENSKQHNVAQIKVKSLENAEKNPKAIDNWIESISELHRFKPPATVHYTRPMPDIETLMQEWSPEFEELLGKVSLPTADINCGLAEYIDMICAILDIPVYKSRVQSLHVLFSLYSEFKNSQHFKALAEGRNIGSPPSNPPSQAGETEVLSFS, via the exons ATGGCGGAGGCCCTGCAG ACCAAAATAGTTGAAAACCAGCCCTATGATGAGAGTCTGGAGATTAACGACTCAGAAGAGGTTGCCAGTATCTACACTCCAACTCCACGGCAGCTAG GTCCTAGATCCACACGCCCACAGCTCAAAAATATGGCTGATAACAGCAGTGATGAGTATGATGAAGAAATAAACAAG GAGAAGAAGGTAGCCCAGTTGGCCCCCCAGCAAGGATTTAGTGAGAATGAGGATGGGGAGGATGAAGATGATTCGTCTGAAACTGACTCGGATGATGACGATGATGAAGAGGAGCATGGAGCCCCTCTGGAGGG TGCCTACAACCCTGCAGATTACGAGTATCTACCAGTGTCTGCAGATATTAAAGAGCTCTTCCAGTACATAAGGAG GTACACTCCACAAATGATAGAGCTTGAACACAAACTGCAGCCTTTCATTCCAGACTTCATTCCAGCTGTTGGGGACATTGATGCCTTCTTAAAG GTTCCACGTCCTGATGGGAAGCCAGATAACCTTGGCCTGTTGGTACTGGATGAGCCATCCACAAAACAGTCAGATTCCACAGTGCTCTCTCTCTGGTTAACAGAAAACTCCAAACAGCACAACGTTGCA caaataaaagtgaagagCTTGGAGAATGCAGAGAAGAATCCCAAAGCCATTGATAACTGGATCGAGAGCATCAGCGAGTTACATCGCTTCAAACCTCCTGCTACTGTTCACTACACCAG GCCAATGCCTGATATCGAGACACTGATGCAGGAATGGTCCCCAGAATTTGAGGAGCTTTTGGGAAAG GTAAGCCTTCCAACTGCGGACATCAACTGCGGCCTGGCTGAGTATATTGACATGATATGTG CTATTCTGGACATTCCTGTCTATAAGAGTCGGGTCCAGTCCCTGCATGTCCTCTTCTCGCTGTATTCAGAGTTCAAGAACTCACAG caTTTCAAAGCCCTGGCTGAAGGGAGAAACATAGGGAGTCCTCCATCGAATCCACCCTCACAAGCAGGAGAGACAGAAGTGTTAAGCTTCAGCTGA